Part of the Prunus dulcis chromosome 8, ALMONDv2, whole genome shotgun sequence genome is shown below.
GTTCGCCTCATTGCACCCGGGCTTGAACCCCCTCTTTAtacactaaaaaataaaaataaaaaattcacttAAGACTTCacatatgttttattttttgtcctcGTATTTTATTTGAAGGGGGGTTTGCTACACTTTTTGTCATTGGTCGTGGACAAAAGGACATTGCTAAactgtttattattttttaattccaaGATAGAGGAAGTTTaattagaaaatagaaaaaagaaaaatcgcATTAcggaacaaataaaataaaataaaatattcattttccCTTTCTCGAATATAAATACCCAAAACCCTTTTCACTTCCTCTCTCCCCTCCCTCTCCCTCCTCCTATACCAACTCTCTCGCGCCTCTTGAAGATCCACCAAAACCCTAGAAACCGCCAAACCACACTAAGGAGGTGAGAGAAGTCGTACAGCACCACCAaccttttcctcttctctcacCTCTCTCCCTCCGATCCACGCTCAGGTAACTCTTTCGCTCTTCAAATCTCATACATTACCTCTGCTTTTCATATTCCAAGTTTTTcgttttgtttgttatttaAGCCTGCTTTAGATATCGGTTTGTTTAATGGAAGTCTAAAATCGCCTTCTTTAGTTGGTAGTGAGCTGATTTAAGTTTGAAGagagtttttttctttctttcttagaATCTTTTTTGTGTATGGAATTAAGCTGAATTTCAGTTAGTGGATAGTTTGAGCCATGTTTCCTGATGAGATTCGAGAAGAACATTTATTTTGAAAGTATGTATATAAATAGCGCGaggaaattattattatttatattgttgTGGAAAGGTTTGTAATGTGTCTTCAGTTAACTGGAGAAAAAACTTTTCAAATATCTAAATGAAAGAATTGGAGTAGTATTGAAATttagtattttaaaaataaaaaggaaaaaaagaaatgcagTATTCTTCAATATACGTTTTAGTGAAATCATCTGCATCAGTTTTTTTAGTTCAATGTGTAATGATGTTGTTTGGTTTCTGGAGGTTGATCAGAGATGACGATTCCGGTGCAGCAAGCCCCAGCTTCAAATCTCCCTCCTAGTGCCGATGTTGTATGTATCGATACCTGAACAGTAGTTGATGATTTACAACGCTATTGATCCTGATGGTTGCTAACGGATTTGGAAtgattctttattttttatttgttaaataTAGGTTGGCAATGCATTTGTTCTTCAGTACTACAATATCTTGGAACAATCCCCCCAGCTTGTTCATCGATTTTATCAAGATATTAGTAAGCTTGGTCGTCCTGGAGACGATGGGATCATGAGCATTACAACAACGATGGATGTAAGCTCCTTCCAAGACCCAACTTTCTTTATCGTTATATTAATGCATCTGCATGTTCATGCGAGATCATATTCATAATTGTTATTAAAGCAACTTATTTGGGGCCTAGATGCCTATGCCTAGGAGTGTTAAATTTTCCCTTTGATGCTTTTCATTGGTTATATATATTGTGTCTCCGGAAGCTTAGAAAGtataagaaaaacataaaaattctGTTGCACTGGATATAGAGGCATTACAagttaaataattaaagaattgtacatttttctcagcaactaaatatagaaatatagAAATATGAAGTTATGAATCACAGACGGAATTGATGAAAACTGTGAGAGTAATAATTCCTTTGGATTTGGTTATTATTTTACTGTGCAGGCAATCAACAAGAAGATACTTGATTATGGAGAGCTCAGTGCAAATATCGTAACTGTGGATGCTCAAGAATCTTACAATGGGGGAGTATTTGTCCTTGTCACTGGGTTTTTAACTGGAAAGGACAATATAAGGAAGAAATTTACTCAAAGTTTTTTCTTGGCACCACAAGACGTAGGCTACTTTGTTTTGAACGATGTTTTTAGATATGTTGATGATTCCACCCCTCAAAACGGGGACAATGGATTGGTTGTTGATGCTGCTGTTGAAGCTCCTCTTACTCCCAAGCATGGTATACATGATTCTTATTTAAATGTTAAAGTGTGTACTTTTGTTAGCTCTAATTGAGTTTGATTCTTGTTGTAGATACTACCGCTTTGCAGGGCTATCATGTCTCAGAGCCTGTGGTTGTAGTTTCTGAGGATGTTGCCAAGGAGGAAGTATACAATCCCactgaaaatggagaagtttcaatcgaagaagaagaagcaccaGTACCGGAGGTTGTCAATGAAATTCCTGATGATTCACAGGTGGTGGCTGAATCGTACTCTATAGTCGAAGCTAAATCCAACTCCAAAGTTGAAGCTGAATCCAACTCCAAAGTTGAAGCTGAGTCCAACTCCAAAATTGAAGCTGAATCTAACTCTAAAGTTGAAGTCCCGAAGAAGTCATATGCCTCAATCGTAAGTAGCTGTTTTACTATCTCTCATGCCTCTAAATATTTTCAGATTTGTAAATATTGTGTAATTGGTTGCAGTACTACATTTCTCATTAACTTAGTAACGCAATTTGTGCAAAAGAATCTCACTTTTCCTCCTTCTTTGTTGTTGTCCACATCTGATTCTGGGGCTTAAATCACTTGTTCCAGCTTAAGATTATGAAGGAGAGTACTGTGCCATTTTCTACTCCAGCACCTGCTTCTGTGAGGTCTGTCCCAAAGAAGCAAGAGCAGCAAGTGACTGCTGCTCCAACATCTGTTCCAGTTTCAGAAACGGTAGTTTCCAGCACAAATGCACGAGAAAATGGGAATCTAGAGGCCGAAGGTATGCAGTTCATTATACCGCTATTTAACTTATTCTCTGTTTCTTATCCTCCCATACGTTTGCATAGTAAATTTGGTTTCATGTAAACAGCTGAAGGTCACTCTATCTACATTAAAGGTCTGCCAATGAATTCTACAAATGCTCTTATTGAGAATGAATTTAAGAAATTTGGACTGATCAAACAGAATGGTGTGCAAGTTAGAAGCCTAAAGGTTTGTCTTGAGTTTCTCTATCTTTGATGTTTGCAATTCTTCTGTGAAAGTACTTATTGTTCCTCCATCATTACACAGGgcttttgttttggctttgtGGAATATGAGGCTGCAAGTTCTGTACACAGTGCGATGGAGGTATTTAATAGACATTGTTgtacaactttttatttttttcacgaTCCATTATATTGGATGTTTGAAAAGATTTATGTATGTCTATTTCTTTGAACCCTATTAATGAGTTTTTAACATAAGGAAAGTGGCGTTTTAGTTCGTTGCATGTTTCTTCATTGATGCACTATGTTTTTTCATGCCCCGTTATCTTGGATGTTTGAATAGATTTATGGttctatttatttgtttgaacCCAATAAAGAGTTGTTAACATAATTGCTTTTTAATTTAGAGTGCTGCTATacgaaccttaaaattaactgagtacaccctatgatctaagtacatcctaatattttaattaaaatgtaaaattaactaagtacaccctataaaactaccaaaaatacccgtggtacaccctaatacttgtagcattattttatagttgattttcagccttatttttttaatagtgtttATAAATCTTTGACTTTTCATATGGATTTATGCTTCTACTAAAACTCGACACtttttttgcaattccaaGTTCTTGCAATCACCACCTCTTTCGTTTAAAACACAATAGGACAAGCAATCTcttgattagggttgaatatggttagtagggtgtacttattaaaattatatttgtttcacaattccatatatcatttttggtcattttatattagggtaaatcaataattcaatatatgcttttatagtagggtgtactcaattaattttaaggttcatTTAGAAGCACTCTTAATTTAttgcttgtttctttttttattgataaaaacaaaagagtcCATTTGATATTCTAGTCCTTTGATTTTACAAGTCTTTGTGTTCATTTTTTCATGTGCTTGTGCGGATAACATTTTTCTATTGGTGTTGTAGGCTTCACCCATCATGATTGGCAACCGCCAAATTTTTGTTGAGGAAAAGAGATCTACTCGAGGTGAGTTGAATTTTGTGCTGAACATTGTGTTCAAAATGGAGATTGCACATTTGTACCCTCCTTGATTCTAATTCTTTTACAACAATTTTTTGCTTGTCCATTTCTATATGTAGGGAACAACAGGGGACGGTTTTCATCTGGAAGGGGCAACAGCAATGGATACCGGGCTGAAGGTGGCAATGGTTACAGGACCGAAGGAGCAAGAGGACGTGGAGGCTATGGAGGTGGTAGAGCTTATGGACGTGGTGATTCCGGTTTCAAGTCTGAATTTGGAAGTAGGAGTAGCAATAGGGGAGGAGCACCGAGTCGTGGAGCTGATGGATATCAGAGGTCTGATCATGGTGGTCGTGTGAATCGTCCTGCCGGGGTGGCTGTTAATACAGCGGCCAAGAGTACAGCACCACAAGTGTCTGCCTCAGCCTGATAAAGGCCAGGCATTGAAGAGGTTCATTGGCGAATGaagacaaattaaaatttttccGAGTGACCATGGTGTAATTGTTGGATAGCATGAAGAGGGCTGTTTATGATCTGTTTGTGGATGAACCACCTAGGAATTCCCATAGGATTTTTTTCCttgacttttttattttctttcggCTTTAATATTGGAGTTATTTTGGGGTTGATAGTGGTGGTAGAATTATGCTTTAGTATATGTTTCTCGATAAACTACTTGTAGTAGCTCCGTTGCGCTGTTTATGTGGAAGGAAATTGGGAAAATGAATTAGGATTAGGGTTTTTGATGTGTTGTAATGCCTGTCTCGTGTTGGTTGTAGGTTTCCCTGATTATTGTGGGCTAATGTTTTGCGGATGGTTTGATCTTATTGTTTACTTGATTTTGTGCATCGGTACAAACTCGATCCTAGATCTTTTTTGATTTTCACAAGTTAATAAAATCATTTCATAGTAGGAATTcatcaattaaattttatCTATTCCATTTGAACTCAGTCTGAAAGTCgactcttttttaattaaattaatctactTAAAAGAATGCAAAATGTTGCAATCAACTGAATTTTTTCGTTTCTTTTTAGTCAATGCAAAACTTACGACCTAGTCCAACCGGCGTCCAACTCTGGCCGGCTATCCACATCCTCCGGGGACCATGTCAAACCCGCCAAGTGTACATGATTAGTAGCCGAGTATCAAACCTTGTAATATTTGTACGGAGAAAGTAAATAAGCATCCGccattacttttctttttcgaaATCTATCATACTTGAGATATTTGGCGTATTTTCCAAAACCAAAGGGGGattcttttaatttcactGAACTTTGGGCTTGAGGAAAACAAGATAGTAGTATACATACAATCTTCTCATATCAGAGCCCTCCAAGGCATTGTTCTGATATTTGAGCGATAGGCTTGAAAATAGGGCAGGTTATATGAAGATTGCTACATTCTTCAGGGTCCAATAGCTGCTAGCTAAAGGCAATTTACTGTAGATACATCCACCAACTTTCAACAATTAACATCTTCCAAGTAAATTTAAGTTGTatgaaacaataaaaagagGACCTAGATTAACATGGAAAACATGTATGCTACACTTGAATTGATGCATATCTTCCCTATACTTACTAAGAAGAATATAACTGGTTAACTTGAAAGGAGTAGCAATGGAACCCACAAGGAGATAATAGCTTACTAGTTACAAGGACTAGCATTGGCAGATCCTCCAACTAGAGCTTCAGCAAACCCCCTGTTCATTTAAATACCAAAATTGCAGGCTTGAACAAACTCCATATCATAATCTACGTGTTTTTCCCAGAGTGGCCGGAACTGGCTCATGGCTATATCAAGCCAAGGCTTCATGTTCCCATTGAAATGCACCACTGCGGCATTGCGAATCTCTTCCATGCTGATGCTAGGATTATAGCCGAGTCCCAGAACATGCCATGACTTGTCTAGAGGCTTTGTTGTTGAGTAGAATGTGATTAAACCTGGGGGAAGTGTCCCCAATTTCCACAAGCTACGGTTCTCATTCTGCAAGGAGACAACATCCCTAGTTAGTGCTACTCCAATAGACCACCAGTCACTGACACATTTAGAGTCGAATGAACAAAATCAACACAGAGATATCCCAAAACAGAATACTTAATGTGAATGACATGATAGCATCTAAAAAAGCATTATCAGCAATTTTCCCTTCTGTTTTCACTACAACTAGTGAGACATTCTTTACCATTCCCTAAAACCCTTACTACAAGGCCAACTAGAAGCTGCATgtttgaaaccaaaaaaataaaaaactacaaaTGCACAGAGTCCGCACAACCTAATATATTCTACAACTTATGCATCTATATACATATCAATACCACCATATTTATTTGCAAATGTAAGGATTCTGAACAGAAATTTGACCAAGAAGAAAAGTAATCTCTTACCAGATTCTGCCAGTAATGATACTCGGCGGTACAATTCTGCCTTCTCCAAGCATCCAAATCAAAGAAGTTCATTCCATAAGCCCACGCACACGCATTGGGATTGAACTTCTCCTTAATCAAGGGATGTGAGAAATTCATGTACTGTGCATAACGATGGAACGAACCAAAACATGTCTCAACCGCCCCGTTCACCTTCCCATCCATATCAATGTTCCACAAACCAGTTAAGTCTTTCTGAACCACTATATCATCATCCAAGAACAGAATTCTATGCAATTTGGGGTACATTTCGGGCAAATAAAACCTTAAGTGGTTCAGTATAGACAAATACTTGGGATTCCTAAACTTCATGTTTGTTGCGTCTTTGGTTGCATTCTCGAGCTTATTCTCAAAGTAAAACTGTTGCAACTTTGCGTTCTCCAATTGCTTGAGCACCGGCACATATGAAGAATTCAAGAACTTGTAATCCTCCACAGCCTTCACTTCAACATGTGACCCATTATAGTCCTTGCTTTTAAACATAACCTGCATTGCTCCAAGGTTCATCTTATCAGTAACTACATGGAACACATGTTTCCATGGCTCCTTGGCGTTCTTCACTGCCGAATTCACAACCACTGAAGCTGCAATCACATTATCTGAAAATATAGCATAATGGTAAAGATTGGGGTCCTCAATTTCGGGCGGAGTCGGCTTCCCTTCATCAGTATACTTCTCCGGATGCGCAATTCGCTCCTCCATCAACCGCATTGCAACGCAATGCAAGCTTTTGGGGATCGATTTTGCGGCAATCAAGCTGGAGAAAGCTCCTTGCTTCTTGGCCTTCGTCAGCTGCTCGTTCACTTGGAAAATAGTGTCCTTAAGCTTCTGAATCTTTAGCTGGTTATCGAAAGACTCTTTGGCTTCGGCGATTACTTGTCTGGTAACTTTGATTCGCTCTTTCACTTCTTTCTCGAACTGGCGCAGCACTGATTCGTCGATGTTGAGCGCGTCGGAGTCGAAGAGAGCGCGATAAGCGGGCTTGTTCATGAGATCCGAGTAGTTTCGCGAGAGATCGGCGAAGACCCGAACGAGCTTGGAGTTCTCGAGCTTCAGCTTCCGCGCATAGCTAGCGTATGCCAGGGCCAGGGTCCGATGATCGTCTGCTTGCTTCCGGATTTGGTCCAGTCGCGGCTTCAGAGGATCCGATTTCAGAGCAAGCACCGTCCTTCTCGTCGATCCCAATCCGTATGAACCAGAATTGAAACCCTAATTCGCAATTAACAACAAAAGATTACTAATTACTTCGATTTTTGCAAACTTTTTCTACTAGTCTAGTTCCAGCGGGGGAATGGAAACGAAAATCCAAAAACGATTAGATCCCGAAATGAAAAACATGAACTTGAAACTCCATTGAAGCAGAGAAGCAGCGAGAATGTGAGAGATGAGCAGAGAACACTTACCAAGTCGGTGAGATCAGAAGTGTCGGTTTGGGAAGTGAAGACAaatgaaagagagatgaagaagacGACGGCGACTGCAATGGTCATAGCCAGAACTCTGAAGGACGCGGTGGAGCTCCGCATGGCTCCTCCTCTGCTGTGGGCAGAGACTCGAAGGTTCGCCATTTTCGATTTGGCTTCTCTCTGTCTGTGAGACTCACACTTCTTCTCTCACTCGGACTCTGGCattaattttggatttttttaaaatttttttctgTTAATTATTAACTGTAAAACGCGGATCAGCGAGTGCGACTTGGCGGTGCTTATTAAAATCCCAATAATGTGGGGCCCAGGTTAGGGCTGTGTTTTTGACTTTTGTCACTTGTTCGTTAGTGGGATTTGGgtgtttattaattagttaattacgcatttgtgaaaaataaaaataagttaaTTAAGCATAGGCCCAATAATGTCAAGTCTCAACTCAACTCAAGACACATTTACCAAATTGTCTACCTTATTAATATGTGACAGTTAACATTGCTAATTAACATGGGTtcattaattagtaatttagtACTCATTACACATCAATTCTTACATTTTATCATCAACTAATGTGATATTTAATAGTTTTCTATTGTagaaaaaaatgtttattatACCTCTGCTGCATACAAGGGCTTTTAGTTTCGATTTATGCGTCGTTTGGGGTACTATATGAAAAGATCTCGATGCAATTTATAACCAGCTCATCTTTCAATATGAGataataatatttgattttaaatttgtaaCATCTTATCGGTATAATTCTGAATTGCCTTGGATGCTATTGCTCATAACATCCATCACGTACCATGGCAGTTGGGTGCACAACCACTCCCATATGATTTTCTTGCAAACAAGAGCATGCCAtgtgactttttttttgtagccCAAGGGCACTCCATTATTAGAAGAACATAATCCTAACTCCATTATTAAAAAGTCAAGGCTACTTTACTAAAGAGAGGAAGGGTGGTCGCTTCTTTTTACCTAGAGAAATATCAAAGAGCTAGATCTACACAGTAATTAAAGAGCTCTAATTAGGTAGGATCTAATTGCTAtggtcaaaaaaaaaaaatgggaaTGATATTTTCAAGCCATTGAAAGAAAAGCCACTAGCTAAAGTTGTGGGGTCATTGATGAACCCTAATCTCAAATTGGTCATCATAGCATGCTTATAGTAGGTTAAAGTACATGATGAGTTGActcttttaagaaactttgtGTAAATAAATTGGTAACCTAGAAATGAGTCAGATGGATGGAAACAGAGGAACAATCTTATCTTATAGTTAATTTGTGGAAGCCAATTTATATCATAAAACAAAGGGATATATTTACTTGTGGCACTCTTACTCAAATACACATCATTGCTACTTGAATTTAGCATGCATTAACCAAAGTAAATCTAAAAATCTAGTTAAATCAATGGTACCCCTTCTTCCCATGCTTGGTGACATGGTGCAACCATCCAAACCCTTTGAGGGCCTTGGAAAACTTGACAAGATTAGGCCTCCCCATGCCCAAATTCATCTTCCCTGCTGAAAATTTCAATGCCTGCAAGCAGCATAATTGCCCATCGaaatcttcctcttcctctccaTCATCCTCCTCCTCAACCTTTCCATTCTTGCCCTTCTTTGACTTGCTTTTTCCTTTCATAGCTTTAATTGATTCTGTCTCATCATATGTCTCCCAAAGCATGTCCATGCCCtcacctccacctcctcctTCCACATTGTGATGTCTCTCCTCAAAAAGCTTGCAAGCCAGTGTCCTCCTccactctttctctttcctcatTGAACCAAAACTTCCAAGATTTGGACCCATTAGCATTTGAGAGTCCTCCATAACTTTAATGTTGTCTTCTCCAAAATTTGCTCCTAGCCTTTGGGAATTTGACTTGGATTTGGAAGTAAATTGATCTCCATCATAATCAGCATTCACTTCACAAATACTTGTTTTGCTACCCAAATCCTTGGATGCTCTTCTCATggaccttttttcttttccatcttCATCAACTTTATTGGACAGTGTGCTTGCTGGCTTgacttctttctcttccttgaAATCTTTTGACCAATTCTCCTCTTGAAAGAATGCTGCCAATGTCTCCACTCTTGGCCAAGCAATAACCTCAGCTGGGTTTTTATCTAAAACATCACTTGCAGCTTCCAGTGGAGCAGAGGTAGCATTGCCTTCATGGCTGGACACATCATCAACTGGTGCTTCAGAGACTTGTGAGCAGATTTCTTCAACTGGGTTCTCGCTAATCTCAAAACTAGACGTATCAAACACAATCTTATACACTTCAAGCTCTTCGAAAGTTCGAAACTCCTCGTGATCAtgatcatcaccatcaccatcactgTCATCTGCTTTAGACTTCTGCAATCTTTCCAAAACAGTTTGGTAAGTGGTCACAAGACAACCAACTTTGATGCTGGACAATTCGGAATTCACAACGTTGTCTTGGACAAGTGGGGGAGAGACAGTGAGGTAAGCCAGGACAAGAAGCGCAGTGGTGATGAAGAGAGGAGACAGAAAAGAAAGGAGCTTGAGGAGGTATGgcgaaaagaaaatgaagtagGAGAAGTAGAGAGGGTGtgacaaaatgaagaaacaaacATTGAAGAAGTCAGCAAGAAGAAGACTAGAGAATTTAGTCTTCTTGGAAGTGTTtgatgagaaagaaaattcagacATTTTGATGGTGGTGTTGGGGTCTAAGGGAGGAAAGAAGCAAAATGAGAAGGATAGATAGTGATATGGTGAACAAGGAAAGCTTTGGTGTTTTTGTGTTGagtgagaagagagaaaagtgTGAAATTGGAAGTGAGAGCGGCGTGAATAAAGGAGAGATAGACTGGGAAATGATATTATGAGAGTGAGAGATTAACTAGCAGCAAGCTAATAACAATACCAAAAAGCAACTTTAGAATTCAGATTAATCAAAAAGAAAGCGAGAAAGAAAACATGTTTGGAaacttttctttgctttttctttcccatccACAACCACCCAATTATGTATGTACCATGTCTAAAATTTGGATTTACCAAACTGACCCTCTCTTCTTGAAGCCCTACTCAATTTCAATGGTGGGATCTTTGCACAGATACAACTTCTCATCAATGatcattaattttctataattaTCACATGCACATAGTTATATGGATGTAGTAGGattgtttaaaatatttgtaCGAAATTAGTTTGCTAGTAGCTACTTGCTACCAATGATTTACCCAATAAAAACTTGCTTGGTCTCCTCTAAAACATGGAGCAGTAGAATGCATGAATAAACCAATGGAAATGTTAACTTTCGTAATTTATTATAAGCAAAAAGTCATTTTTGATCTGTGTATTTTGTCGGTTTTATATCAGTTTGGTTTctgtagtttcaattttgtcaatttaaaAGATGAATTTTACCCGTTTTTATATTAAGTACTATTTTAGGCTAATTAATCAAGCTTGCTACAGTTTAACTAGCATCCTATGCATTCTCCACTATTACACCAACTCATCATCAACCACTTTTGTTTAGTTActaccattttttttctttgaaaccaAGTTATTGAATTGAAGTCAATCTAATGGGGACAGGGACAACAACGTAAATAGAGGATGAAGAAAATACATATAGGTGGGTGAGGGAGGAAAAGCAGCAATTATAATCTATGAAaggcaagaagaagaagaagaagaagaagaagaagaagaaacagaggGTGTGATTGAGGAGTTGGGTGTTGTTGCACATGGGAAATCACTCATGGTCACTCAAGTGCATgccatgcaattgcatttgcatcctttcttttcttggtcTTCTGCCTTTCTCACCTCTCAAGGGACCCATCTTTGTCTCTTGTCACTCTTCTGGATCATGAAATCAGGGGCACCGACAGTCATTTACCACATTCTTACTCTTTCATAGCTCAAGTTTTGACCAGTAAATCAAGTTTTATTTGGTATTGAACTGAGCAAAGTTACCCAAAAGAGAGAGTAAGCAAAGGAAAATTGAGTACAAAATTTAGGTTCCCCTTCGAGGATTGCACAATTTATGTACCAATTTGTGTTT
Proteins encoded:
- the LOC117637048 gene encoding nuclear transport factor 2, which translates into the protein MTIPVQQAPASNLPPSADVVGNAFVLQYYNILEQSPQLVHRFYQDISKLGRPGDDGIMSITTTMDAINKKILDYGELSANIVTVDAQESYNGGVFVLVTGFLTGKDNIRKKFTQSFFLAPQDVGYFVLNDVFRYVDDSTPQNGDNGLVVDAAVEAPLTPKHDTTALQGYHVSEPVVVVSEDVAKEEVYNPTENGEVSIEEEEAPVPEVVNEIPDDSQVVAESYSIVEAKSNSKVEAESNSKVEAESNSKIEAESNSKVEVPKKSYASILKIMKESTVPFSTPAPASVRSVPKKQEQQVTAAPTSVPVSETVVSSTNARENGNLEAEAEGHSIYIKGLPMNSTNALIENEFKKFGLIKQNGVQVRSLKGFCFGFVEYEAASSVHSAMEASPIMIGNRQIFVEEKRSTRGNNRGRFSSGRGNSNGYRAEGGNGYRTEGARGRGGYGGGRAYGRGDSGFKSEFGSRSSNRGGAPSRGADGYQRSDHGGRVNRPAGVAVNTAAKSTAPQVSASA
- the LOC117637125 gene encoding galacturonosyltransferase 8, coding for MANLRVSAHSRGGAMRSSTASFRVLAMTIAVAVVFFISLSFVFTSQTDTSDLTDLGFNSGSYGLGSTRRTVLALKSDPLKPRLDQIRKQADDHRTLALAYASYARKLKLENSKLVRVFADLSRNYSDLMNKPAYRALFDSDALNIDESVLRQFEKEVKERIKVTRQVIAEAKESFDNQLKIQKLKDTIFQVNEQLTKAKKQGAFSSLIAAKSIPKSLHCVAMRLMEERIAHPEKYTDEGKPTPPEIEDPNLYHYAIFSDNVIAASVVVNSAVKNAKEPWKHVFHVVTDKMNLGAMQVMFKSKDYNGSHVEVKAVEDYKFLNSSYVPVLKQLENAKLQQFYFENKLENATKDATNMKFRNPKYLSILNHLRFYLPEMYPKLHRILFLDDDIVVQKDLTGLWNIDMDGKVNGAVETCFGSFHRYAQYMNFSHPLIKEKFNPNACAWAYGMNFFDLDAWRRQNCTAEYHYWQNLNENRSLWKLGTLPPGLITFYSTTKPLDKSWHVLGLGYNPSISMEEIRNAAVVHFNGNMKPWLDIAMSQFRPLWEKHVDYDMEFVQACNFGI
- the LOC117637722 gene encoding uncharacterized protein LOC117637722, which gives rise to MSEFSFSSNTSKKTKFSSLLLADFFNVCFFILSHPLYFSYFIFFSPYLLKLLSFLSPLFITTALLVLAYLTVSPPLVQDNVVNSELSSIKVGCLVTTYQTVLERLQKSKADDSDGDGDDHDHEEFRTFEELEVYKIVFDTSSFEISENPVEEICSQVSEAPVDDVSSHEGNATSAPLEAASDVLDKNPAEVIAWPRVETLAAFFQEENWSKDFKEEKEVKPASTLSNKVDEDGKEKRSMRRASKDLGSKTSICEVNADYDGDQFTSKSKSNSQRLGANFGEDNIKVMEDSQMLMGPNLGSFGSMRKEKEWRRTLACKLFEERHHNVEGGGGGEGMDMLWETYDETESIKAMKGKSKSKKGKNGKVEEEDDGEEEEDFDGQLCCLQALKFSAGKMNLGMGRPNLVKFSKALKGFGWLHHVTKHGKKGYH